In Oncorhynchus tshawytscha isolate Ot180627B linkage group LG01, Otsh_v2.0, whole genome shotgun sequence, the genomic stretch GACCAACAATTTTAAGAAAACAATTTGACTGACTACTTCTACCCAACTGGCTGCCAACCCGACTTTTTCACAGAGCAAAGAGAACATTTCTACCCAATGAGGATGGTTGGGGGCGGGGCGTTACCATGGCAATTAGCCTTTAGGTTGGTCTTACTAGGAAGAGGCTGACCAGTGTGAAGTGCATGACATCTGTAAACAGACTCCAGTCTTTTCGAATTGTCTCCAGGGTTGGATGAATTATAGCAaacgttaaaaaaataataactgAAAAGGTGGACACTGTCAAAGTAAGTTTCTGTTTCTTTTAGCTTTTCAATTAAATGTAGTATCATACTATTATGGACAAATTACATTTCAGTAGTTGGAGATCGTGCGTGCTCTATCCACACCCTACTTGTTCAACACTTCAGTACCTAGCTAGATAGTTATTATGCTGCTACCTGTATATCTTACAAATATATCcagagctcattagaatattATCAAAAAATAACCACAATATGAACCTGGTAAAATTAGATGGCTAGATAACAGATGTAACAGAACAAGTGCAACACTATTGACTGCTGCTGATGTGGTCATGATGTTACACCTAAACAGGTTGACAGGGTTCTCTTTCAGGTGTCAAAGCCCAAGAGAACTGGGCTATGTTCAGTTGCTAAACGTTGTTGAACACTGCAGATAGAAATGCAACCAACATGATTTCCTGTTCTACATGTCGGAGAGGCACTTTTGTTCTGCATAACAtatctgaacgttccaaaacGTGTCCTGCTGAACACCCCTTTTATCCCATAGACAAAGGAGTGGCACAGTCACCACGGTTTTATTCTGGTCGGGGATTAAGATTAAACTAGTTTAACTTGTCAACACATTGGTCAATAGTGAGGTGGGGGTTCACTGGTTCCAAAAGCATCGGCCACATTTCCCAGGCCAGTGAGCTTACTGTAAGAGGGTGATGTTTACTGAAGAACAGTGCAGTATAACCCTGTTTCTTCATGTTACCTATGAAACATTTAGGAATTTAATATGCCCTATATATATGAAGAGATCGTTTGGTAACACACAATATCAATGACTTACCTATAGGCTCAAATAGATGCTGTATATCTTGCCATTCTGTCTGTGAAATAGTAGATTAGTGTCAGTTCATTTAACCAACCGTGAAATGTGTCTATTTGGCCATTAGCCATTTCTCATAGTTTCTCTTGAAGCAGCTGTTTATGTCGTCAATGATTAACCTCAGCTATGTGATGTTCTCCTCTGTACACAGATGTTGTGGAGTAAAGCCTTCTGCCACAACACTGTGCTCCTCCTGAGCCTGTGGTTCTGTGTGGAAGCAGTGCCCATCGCTGTGGACAAGACTGAAGTGGAAACCCCAGAGGAGAAACTGGAGGCACCACAGAGTGTGGTGAGTGGATAGTggagtgtggagtgtgtgtgtgttgcagtacCTACAttgtcttcggaaagtattcagaccccttgatttttcttccacattttgctacgttaaagccttattctaaaattaattcaaTGTACAccgtaccccataatgacaaagtgaaaacaggttttgagaTTGTTTTCCCCACATTTATAATAACAAAACGAGAACAAacgtatttacataagtgttcagacccttggTCCACCCAATCCTTTACAGACTGAAACCAACAGGTCTGTCCATTCTCTGGTCCACCCAATCCTTTACAGACTGAGACCAACAGGTCTGACCATTCTCTGGTCCACCCTGTTCTTTACAGACTGAAACCAACAGGTCTGTCCATTCTCTGGTCCACCCAATCCTTTACAGACTGAAACCAACAGGTCTGTCCATTCTCTGGTCCACCCAATCCTTTACAGACTGAAACCAACAGGTCTGTCCATTCTCTGGTCCACCCTGTTCTTTACAGACTGAAACCAACAGGTCTGTCCATTCTCTGGTCCACCCTGTTCTTTACAGACTGAAACCAACAGGTCTGTCCATTCTCTGGTCCACCCTGTTCTTTACAGACTGAAACCAACAGGTCTGTCCATTCTCTGGTCCACCCTGTTCTTTACAGACTGAAACCAACAGGTCTGTCCATTCTCTGGTCCACCCTGTTCTTTACAGACTGAAACCAACAGGTCTGTCCATTCTCTGGTCCACCCTGTTCTTTACAGACTGAAACCAACAGGTCTGTCCATTCTCTGGTCCACCCTGTTCTTTACAGACTGAAACCAACAGGTCTGTCCATTCTCTGGTCCACCCTGTTCTTTACAGACTGAAACCAACAGGTCTGTCCATTCTCTGGTCCACCCTGTTCTTTACAGACTGAAACCAACAGGTCTGACCATTCTCTGGTCCACCCTGTTCTTTACAGACTGAAACCAACAGGTCTGTCCATTCTCTGGTCCACCCTGTTCTTTACAGACTGAAACCAACAGGTCTGACCATTCTCTGGTCCACCCTGTTCTTTACAGACTGAAACCAACAGGTCTGTCCATTCTCTGGTCCACCCTGTTCTTTACAGACTGAAACCAACAGGTCTGTCCATTCTCTGGTCCACCCTGTTCTTTACAGACTGAAACCAACAGGTCTGACCATTCTCTGGTCCACCCTGTTCTTTACAGACTGAAACCAACAGGTCTGTCCATTCTCTGGTCCACCCTGTTCTTTACAGACTGAAAACAACAGGTCTGTCCATTCTCTGGTCCACCCTGTTCTTTACAGACTGAAACCAACAGGTCTGTCCATTCTCTGGGCCACCCTGTTCTTTACAGACTGAAACCAACAGGTCTGTCCATTCTCTGGTCCACCCTGTTCTTTACAGACTGAAAACAACAGGTCTGTCCATTCTCTGGTCCACCCTGTTCTTTACAGACTGAAAACAACAGGTCTGTCCATTCTCTGGTCCACCCTGTTCTTTACAGACTGAAAACAACAGGTCTGTCCATTCTCTGGTCCACCCTGTTCTTTACAGACTGAAACCAACAGGTCTGACCATTCTCTGGTCCACCCTGTTCTTTACAGACTGAGACCAACAGGTCTGACCATTCGCTGGTCCACCCTGTTCTTTACAGACTGAAACCAACAGGTCTGACCATTCTCTGGTCCACCCTGTTCTTTACAGACTGAAACCAACAGGTCTGACCATTCTCTGGTCCACCCTGTTCTTTACAGACTGAAACCAACAGGTCTGACCATTCTCTGGTCCACCCAGTCCTTTACAGACTGAAACCAACAGGTCTGACCATTCTCTGGTCCACCCAGTCCTTTACAGACTGAAACCAACAGGTCTGACCATTCTCTGGTCCACCCAATCCTTTACGGACTGAAACCAACAGGTCTGTCCATTCTCTGGTCCACCCAGTTCTTTACAGACTGAAACCAACAGGTCTGACCATTCTCTGGTCCACCCAGTTCTTTACAGACTGAAACCAACAGGTCTGACCATTCTCTGGTCCACCCAATACTTTACGGACTGAAACCAACACAATATCCATCATTACACCCAGAGCTACACTGCATATaggagtgcattcggaaagtattcagatgccTTAACattttccaccttttgttacattacagccttattctaaaattgattgaattatattttttcttcatcaatctacacaaaataccccataatgacaaagtgaaaacaggtttttaaaatgaTTGCAaatgattatttaaaaaaaatcttatttacataagtattcagaccctcgaaattgagctccggtgaatcctgtttccattgatcatccttgagatgtctctacaacttgattggagtccacctgttgtaaattcaattgattggacatgattaggaaaggcatacacctgtctatataaggtcccacagttgacagtgcgtgtcagagcaaaaaccaaaccatgagctctgaaacaggattgtgtcgaggctcaGACCTGCGGAAgtgtaccaaaaatgtctgcagcattgaaggaccctaagaacacagtggtctccatcattcttaaatggaagaagtttggaaccacctagacccttcctacagctggccacctggacaaactgagcaatcgggggagaagggccttggtcagggtggtgaccaagaacctgttgGTCACTTtgatagagttcctctgtggagatgagagaaccttccagaaggacaatcatctttgcagcactacaccaatcaggcctttctggtagagtggccagacgaaagccaatCCTctgtaaaggcacatgacagcccgcttggagtttgccaaaaggcacctaaagactgacCATGAGAAATAACATTCTCtaatctgatgaaaccaagattgaactcttgggcctgaatgccaagcgtcacgtctgaaggaaacctggcaccatccctacggtgaagcatggtggtggcagcatcatgctgtgggggtgtttttcagcagcagggactggggagcctagtcaggattgaggggaaAGATAAACTGAGCagagtgcagagagatccttgatgaaaacctgctccagagcgctcaggacctcagattggggctaaggttcaccttccaacaggacaacggcccttagcatgcagccaagacaacgcaggagtggcttcgggacaagtctctgaatgtccttgagtggcccggacttaaacccgatcgaacatctctggaaagtcctgaaaataactgtgcagcaacgctccccatccaatctgacagagcttgagaggatccgcagagaagaatgggagaaactcccaaaatactgGTTTGTCAAAGGTGcctcaacaaagcactgagtaaaggttgtaactacttatgtaaatgtgatatttccgttttcttattttttttgttgcaaaaattgctagaaacttgtttttgctttgtcgttatggtgcattgtgtgtagatcgagATTTAAATTttttgtgaagttcatcataatttattacAGTTGTGTCATtgcatgactccaagtttacttcgataggatggttattatattaatatttgtgcataaaggcATTCCCACCGCCATTTGTCGCATactacattttacagacacaaaaagatcccaccatgtcgaatgaACAAATCatctgtcggcatttataaaattgtaacgAAACTACCTGTTTCCGTCACAGCTGTCGTGATTTGTTTTGTACGCACATGGAGCATTAATAATGAGTCAGAAAGAGGAAAGGCTCTTaaagaaatacagtgccttgcgaatgtattcggcccccttgaactttgcgaccttttgccacatttcaggcttcaaacataaagatataaaactgtatttttttgtgaagaatcaacaacaagtgggacacaatcatgaagtggaacgacatttattggatatttcaaacttttttaacaaatcaaaaactgaaaaattgggcgtgcaaaattattcagcccccttaagttaatactttgtagcgccaccttttgctgcgattacagctgtaagtcgcttggggtatgtctctatcagttttgcacatcgagagactgaaatattttcccattcctccttgcaaaacagctcgagctcagtgaggttggatggagagcatttgtgaacagcagttttcagttctttccacagattctcgattggattcaggtctggactttgacttggccattctaacacctggatatgtttatttttgaaccattccattgtagattttgctttatgttttggatcattgtcttgttggaagacaaatctctgtcccagtctcaggtcttttgcagactccatcaggttttcttccagaatggtcctgtatttggctccatccatcttcccatcaattttaaccatcttccctgtccctgctgaagaaaagcaggcccaaaccatgatgctgccaccaccatgtttgacagtggggatggtgtgttcagggtgatgagctgtgttgcttttacgccaccacatgtttggtgtgtctcccaggtggcttgtggcaaactttaaacaacactttttatggatatctttaagaaatggctttcttcttgccactcttccataaaggccagatttgtgcaatatacgactgattgttgtcctatggacagagtctcccacctcagctgtagatctctgcagttcatccagagtgatcatgggcctcttggctgcatctctgatcagtcttctccttgtatgagctgaaagtttagagggacggccaggtcttggtagatttgcagtggtctgatactccttccatttcaatattatcgcttgcacagtgctccttgggatgtttaaagcttgggaaatctttttgtatccaaatccggctttaaacttcttcacaacagtatctcggacctgcctggtgtgttccttgttcttcatgatgctctctgcgcttttaacggacctctgagactatcacagtgcaggtgcattgatacggagacttgattacacacaggtggattgtatttatcatcattagtcatttaggtcaacattggatcattcagagatcctcactgaacttctggagagagtttgctgcactgaaagtaaaggggctgaataattttgcacgcccaatttttcagtttttgatttgttaaaaaggtttgaaatatccaataaatgacgttccacttcatgattgtgtcccacttgttgttgattcttcacaaaaaaatacagttttatatctttatgtttgaagcctgaaatgtggcaaaaggtcgcaaagttcaagggggccgaatactttcgcaaggcactgtacaccacTGCAGAAAATGGAAGGAGGTCTAGACATATCATAGGCCACATGTGAATCCAATGTAAACCTCTCCCCTTTCCACTTACATACTACaatgtggattttttttttcttttttcaggACACCGGGCTTCACTATGACCGCTACCTCAGGGAAGTCATTGATTTCCTGGAGAAGGACCAGCATTTCAGAGAGAAGCTCCACAATACAGACATGGAGGACATTAAGGTACCCCATTAGCTATAGCATTTGCAGGGCTGTGTTCATTAGAcaccaaatatatatttttaaacgtaCTGAAACAGATGGGCTACCTGTACtcgtccaataagaaatgctcattttATTTTcccgttgcaaaacattttcagCTGTTGTTCGTtccatgccctaatgaacacgatcCAGCTGGCCTGGTCGGTTTCCTTTGATTGTTATTGGCCCTCAAATCTCTGGCTGCTTTTGTTTCTGAGCAGCAAGGCAAGCTGGCCAAAGAGCTGGACTTTGTCGGCCATCAAGTGAGGACCAAACTGGACGAGCTGAAGAGGCAGGAGGTGAACAGGCTAAGGACGCTCATCAAAGCCAAACAAGACGCTGAGGGAGGGCATGGTGCGCTGGTGTATCTGTTATTCAAATATGTAATTTCCTGTCTAAATGGCTGCCATCCTATGAGCAGAAATGTTTGTCCAGTTGACAGGACATGATGCAGTGCACCACCAACATCCTACGATTGATATAGTGTGTCACATAGGAAAGTGGAAGTGCCTTGAGGCTATTGTGCAAGTAAATAGGAAAGTCACATGTTGTGAAATGTCTATATTGACACATTTGGGAAGAGGGGTTGAGGTTCTACTACCGAGCATGGTCTTGCACTCAACCAAGACCGTGCTTACATTGGAACTGCCAGAAATACTTGGCTGTGGTCACTGCCAAAGCTAACGTGCAGTTGAGTTGGCCCTCAAAAAAATCTCAACTGCCTGTGAAATGTTAGCACATTCTTTTAGCGTTGCACTACAAATGTCCACAATGTCAGTAACTGCTTGGTGTCATCAGTCAACATGGTGTGACTAGTTAATTATTAAGAGGGGATTttaatatggaacatttcagagTAAAGGTCACTATCATTAATTACAAGGATTTGAATTGCGGATAAACGTCAGCTGTAACTACACAATTACCTCATATACAGCCTCCATTTTGTCAGCAGTTTTCAGCAAGGGACTTGTAACCACTTAACTCGTATAGTATTAGTTTCCCTCCTAATTAGagccttctctcctctttcccctcagaAATGAACCACAAGGTGCTGCTCAAGCAGTTTGAGTACATGAACCACATGAACCCACACACCTTTGAAGTGGAGGACCTGGATAAGCTTATTCAATCGGTAGGGATGTTGTCCATGCGCACtacaccagggatcatcaactagattcagcctctggacaattttttttcttgagtggatggtcgaaggaccggaacataattacataatttgtagactgtaaattgaccgcaagaagcccaaacatatctaatatttgactaaaacataataatttcaaaccttgcttacagtTGTATACAatcatgtctctctattatgcgtgtgaatacttgggaacagatttcccaaATGAAAATCCCTTGGAGCTGATTTTGCCAGTTGGGAAACCTTGCACTACACCATGATACAATGATTTCAAATGGCCGCACAACGGTTCTTAAAACCACCGTGCTCAGAACTTGTGGTGCATGTACCAAAATTAAACCAGGTTCAATACTGAAAAATAGTTTTAAAAGTTCACACACTGACAATGGCCTTACAACCAAAATGTTTGCTCTGCACTTGTCTCTTGAATGAATAACAACTCTCTGGTGAACGAGGACATCCATTTTGAGCCAACAGTCCAAAGGGGTTGTAGCCTTAAAGCTAACTTGCTGTGTTTGAATAGAGGCTGTATTGGAAAGTTCACCCTAACCATATACATGTGCTACATCTGTTAATAAAACGTTTAGAGGACCATCATTTGCACTTAACTAATCATCAGGAAcatgtctttctcactctcttctctaaTGGTCTCGTTCCCCAGTTGTTATTGGTCTCTGACACTGAACAGTGGGCTTGTATAGTATTTATTTAAATTCCAGATTATAATGGGAATTTTCAGGTGAACAAAAAGGAGAGCAGTCATTGAGGAAGTCAATCCAGTTTAATACAATAATTCAGGGAGACCCCTCCAGAACATAAGCATAGAACACGTCTAACGGTCGTCTGAGATGGCACCTATATTAATCAGACCGTACCAAATATTCTGTAAACATCAGCCCGAGAGACTTGTACAAAGTCACATGAGCAACATCAGCGACTACAGGATCACACTGTGTCACAGAGATATTTTCAGTGTACCTTCTGCAGCTCTGGCATCAATCACTATCAAACATTCAACACTGACACACATTTGATACAGGCAGTTAAAACAGGTCAAAGGTAAGAACATGCATACATATAGTGAGTCTACAATTATCTGTTGTAACAAGTGAAAACGACCTAATTAAATATGGTACTTAAATGTACATGGTTAAGTCCTGTTTCCCTCCCCAAGAGAATGTATCTGTGCGTCTCCCCGAACATAAAATCATGTTTATTACATAGGAGGCTGCGGAGGGGAGAACGACTCTTACTAATGTCTGGAATGGGGTAAATGGAATGAAaccatagaaaccatgtgtttgagttCAATACCATTCCATTTGTTCCGTTCTAACcgttactatgagcccgtcctccccaactAAGGTGCCACCGGCCGGTTATGATTTATTACATATCAATCCAGATCCCAGTAAATCAAATACTGGAAAATAATTAATCAAATCATTTCTCATTACACAGATCTATCAAAATGTTCCCTTACCTGGTAAAATTAGGGTTGCTATAGGAAGAATAAGAATCGCATGCTTTATTTTTTCtggttgatatatatatatatatatatatatatatatatataggctacTAATGACTTGGAGAACTATGACCAGAAGCGTCACGAGGAGTTTAAGAGGTACGAGATGATGAAGGAGCACGAGAGGAAGGAGCACTTGAAGAACCTCGACGAGGAGCATCGCAAAGACGAGGAGCAGCACTATGAAGAGCTGAGGAAGAAACACGCAGACCATCCTAAAATCAACCACCCTGTAAGATGTTTGCCTTGATACTGTAACTAAACCCAAAATCCACCACCCTGTGAGGCATTTACCTTGATAATCAACCCCCCCCCCAGACATTTCAGTGGCCTTAAACCCCAAATTcactagcctggtctcagatctttTTGTGCTGTAGACCTGTAGCCAACCATAGGTTTGTGCTGTGAAGCCAACTcttatctgggaccaggctacaaattgtgtgtgtgtgtagggcagtCAGGACCAGCTGAAAGAGGTCTGGAAGGAGTCAGATGGTTTGGACCCAAATGACTTTGACCCCAAGACCTTCTTCAAACTCCATGGTAAGTTCACACCAGAAGCTATTCACAGCTTGAAAACACAGAACAAAAGTCTAATACAATAATATTGTCTCACATTCTCAAATTATACACCAACCATAATGAACCCTATTGAGAAATTATGTCTTGCagacaccaatggagacagctacaTTGATGAGCAGGAGCTTGAAGCCCTGTTCactaaagaggtgtgtgtgtgtgtgtgtgtgtgtgtggctggagcAGGCCTAGTTTTGAAatatgtgtgttgtgttttgtagCTGGAGAAGATGTACAGACCCAATCTAGATGAGGATGACAtgacagagatggaggaggagagactgcgCATGAGGGAACACGTCATGAATGAGGTGAGCTGATACAAGGGGTGGGGTATGATGGGGTCACTGAGTCATTCACACAGCCAACAGTTTTCTGGATTTTACCCCACTGCTTCTTCAGTCAACCTACTTGCTGACATTGACTTCCTTTCGTCTGTACTCAGGTAGACACCAACAAGGACAGACTGGTCTCCCTGGAGGAGTTCCTGATGTCCACAAACAAGAAAGAGTTCTTAGAGCCAGACAGCTGGGAGGTAAGAGACAGGCCGCCACCACCTGCTGCCACCTGAGGTGGTCAAGAGTACAGACATGTTGTTGATCCTAACTCTGAGAGGCTATGCAGTAATGGAGCGTCCACCCTCTCCACTCGTCTCCTCCTCAGACTCTGGAGCAGGCTCCCGCGTACACTGATGAGGAGATGAAGTTGTTTGAGGAGCAGCTGGCCCAGGAGGAGAGCAACCTCAACCAGAAGAACTCAGATCTGCAGAAACAGAAGGAGGAGCTGGAAAGGCAGCAGGAGAAGCTCAATGCCCAGAAAGCTGAGCTGCAGCAGGTAACATAAAACAGTAGCACATAGCAATGTTATCATTTACAAAATGTTAGCATAAACAGCTAACAATCCATTAACAACTAACGTACCCGTTTGACACAAAATGCATCTGCAGCACACAGCAGCAGAGCTTTGACACAGTAGAATCAAGTACCTTCAGTATTAGAGGGGTAACCAACTTAATAAATAAGTGACTTGTAATTTGACTGTTTATTGTGTGACATTGGCTCACCCTCAACAAAGGAGAGCTGTTTCATCTACAATTTTGTTAATTGTAAAAAACCTTTAAACTGGGTCATCACTCTCCCATGTTGTTGGTGGATAACTTCTTCTCTTGTCTGTTTTCTCCTCAGGCTGTGGAACACATGCAGATAATAAAATCAGAAAAAGCAAACGCCGCCATTGACGTTAAAGGTTAGTTCAAGTTGCCTTCAGATATAATATCCTCTTTCATAGACTGGTATTACCATCATTAATAATAACTATTGGTCGAATCCTAACTTCCACTTAAGtagtcatgcattgatgtcaatgggagaccaAGTCAACATTTGACTGAAGAGGAAGTTAGGATTTGCCCCTATCTGTTTCATACACGGGGATGATGTGTTAACTTGTCTTTAGATGGTGGCTCTACAGTAGCAGTGCCCCCTGGAGGTCAAGCATTGCCAGTACTACCAGGAGACAGCCTACCTCTACCCCCTGGTCACCAACAACACTTACCTGCAAGCTCTTAGCAGGCCCGGAAGCTTTTTCtgtgtgtggatctgtgtgtTTGCGTGGGTGTACATATAAATCTCGCAGTGAATCAGTTTTAGTCTGTTTTAATGTGTTGTCAGACCTCCGGATTTCCCAACACATACCCGAATGCACACATACAGTCCAGCAATTTCCGGACACTAGCTGATCCAATTAGAATGTAgccttttgattttgacccactTCTAGTTGTGGCATTCTGTAGCTGGCAGGAGCAGCCAGCACAACCGACAAGACTTGAAAGAATCTGAACCAGACATTCTGTGGACAATCCACTCTTCGGTATTAGTTCATTAAACCTATTGACAACCACGGCACAGTTCTAAATGGTGATGTGCTTTGGGAGAAGTGGGAAGAGTTTTTGTTCCTGAATATTAGCAGAATGTGTGCAGTATTTCGTTTTCTACCTAGTTAGGTAGGCTACCCAGTGGCATCGCTTCTTTGGAGAAACatgtttaaaatacattttgttgAATAGTTTATAGAGGTGGGGAAATAAAGGTCAAATGAATGCCTATTTTGACATGCTGCTTGATAGTATGTCAACCTCAATAAATTCAAATTTATCTTGATAATAAATAGCCTTGCCGATTCATTCCTGACATTAATAATTGCCCATACACAGATAAACCCCTATTGGCTTCACATCAATGGCAATGAAGGCATAAATAGTTATTTTcagtattacatttgttttaattgGATTTTGTTAATTAAGAAACTATTATTGTACTGTAATTCAATATTGGCCACCTTTTTGCCATAAACTGCCATTCTTCCTCTTTGAACAAAGAGGATGTGGACTGTGAATGTTATTTATTCCATTGTGGTTGATACTGACAATAGTAGTATTGGTATTTCATTTATCTTAGTGGTGACTGTCTGTttactgtatttgtgtgtgagtgcTTGTCTTTGTGCTTTGTGTGAGAGTAAGTATGATGATCACAGATTAGGAACAAAATCCATGGATTTGTGGGGTAATACCATGGATATGCAACATTAATACCACAGATCT encodes the following:
- the nucb2b gene encoding nucleobindin-2b; translated protein: MLWSKAFCHNTVLLLSLWFCVEAVPIAVDKTEVETPEEKLEAPQSVDTGLHYDRYLREVIDFLEKDQHFREKLHNTDMEDIKQGKLAKELDFVGHQVRTKLDELKRQEVNRLRTLIKAKQDAEGGHEMNHKVLLKQFEYMNHMNPHTFEVEDLDKLIQSATNDLENYDQKRHEEFKRYEMMKEHERKEHLKNLDEEHRKDEEQHYEELRKKHADHPKINHPGSQDQLKEVWKESDGLDPNDFDPKTFFKLHDTNGDSYIDEQELEALFTKELEKMYRPNLDEDDMTEMEEERLRMREHVMNEVDTNKDRLVSLEEFLMSTNKKEFLEPDSWETLEQAPAYTDEEMKLFEEQLAQEESNLNQKNSDLQKQKEELERQQEKLNAQKAELQQAVEHMQIIKSEKANAAIDVKDGGSTVAVPPGGQALPVLPGDSLPLPPGHQQHLPASS